In the genome of Fusarium fujikuroi IMI 58289 draft genome, chromosome FFUJ_chr02, one region contains:
- a CDS encoding probable MET22-protein ser/thr phosphatase, with translation MASPSYASELQIAQLAVQRATILTKRVFHEKAKGTVDKNDKSPVTIGDFGAQALIIAALRHNFPDDAIVAEEEAAQLRDDANLKQTIWELVSSTKLDDEDAEKQLGGPIKDVDDMLELIDRGGSQGGSSGRIWAIDPIDGTKGFLRGGQYAVCLGLMVDGDVKVGVLGCPNLPVDDSARLTSDIGSNATDEGRGVVFSAVQGHGANSRPLTSGALSAEKPISMRSIDDLSKATFCESVEAGHSAHDDQALISKKLGITQESVRMDSQAKYGSIARGAGDIYLRLPVKATYQEKIWDHAAGDLIVREAGGQVTDIHGKRLDFSVGRTLANNKGVIAAPAAVHAKVLEAVQEVLSAKQS, from the coding sequence ATGGCCTCTCCATCCTACGCCTCAGAGCTTCAGATCGCCCAATTGGCCGTTCAGCGTGCTACGATCCTCACCAAGCGCGTCTTCCACGAAAAGGCAAAGGGAACCGTTGACAAGAATGACAAGAGCCCTGTCACCATTGGCGACTTCGGCGCCCAGgccctcatcatcgccgctCTCCGCCACAACTTCCCTGACGACGCTATTGTcgccgaggaggaggctgcGCAGCTCCGTGACGATGCGAACCTGAAGCAGACTATCTGGGAGCTCGTCAGCTCTACAAagcttgacgatgaagatgctgagaagcaaCTGGGTGGCCCCATTAAGGATGTTGACGACATGTTGGAATTGATCGATAGAGGTGGCAGCCAGGGTGGCTCCAGCGGTCGTATCTGGGCAATCGATCCCATTGACGGTACGAAGGGCTTCCTCCGTGGTGGGCAATACGCTGTCTGCCTTGGTCTCATGGTCGACGGTGACGTCAAGGTCGGTGTTCTTGGCTGCCCTAACCTTCCAGTTGACGACTCAGCTCGTCTTACCTCCGACATTGGCTCTAATGCCACCGATGAGGGTCGTGGTGTTGTTTTCTCTGCTGTGCAGGGCCATGGCGCGAACAGCCGACCTCTCACTTCCGGTGCTCTTTCTGCTGAGAAGCCCATCTCTATGCGAAGCATTGATGATCTCTCCAAGGCTACCTTCTGCGAGAGCGTTGAGGCAGGTCACTCAGCGCATGACGACCAAGCTCTTATCTCGAAGAAGCTTGGTATTACCCAGGAGAGTGTCCGCATGGACAGCCAGGCTAAGTATGGCTCTATTGCCCGCGGTGCTGGCGACATCTACCTCCGTCTGCCTGTCAAGGCCACATATCAGGAGAAGATCTGGGATCACGCTGCCGGTGACCTCATTGTTCGTGAGGCTGGCGGTCAAGTAACTGACATTCACGGAAAGCGTCTCGACTTCAGCGTGGGACGCACTCTGGCCAACAACAAGGGCGTCATTGCCGCTCCTGCTGCTGTTCACGCCAAGGTTCTCGAAGCTGTCCAGGAGGTTCTAAGCGCCAAACAGTCATAA
- a CDS encoding probable MRPL6-mitochondrial ribosomal protein, large subunit — translation MAAMFTPSRGRAIGRAIAASSSGPVTLPSFLVPAWRTTAPKIASSRAAIALFSTTSKRPSKLGRTPLSIPPGVELSVGEPVASKDLTSYKKVYKKTITVKGPLGELELEVPEYVQVTQDPEAKVVSLNVQDTDAKDQKAMWGTTWSYLRNYIMGVSEGHTAILRLVGVGYRASVEERGAKEEFPGQRFLCLKLGFTHPVEEGIPRGVTVTTPAPTRILIEGIDRETIMSFAGRVRMWRPPEPYKGKGVFINDQTIKLKQKKIK, via the exons ATGGCCGCCATGTTTACTCCCAGCCGGGGGAGGGCAATTGGACGAGCCATTGCGGCTTCGTCGTCTGGCCCTGTTACCCTCCCTAGCTTCCTGGTGCCAGCATGGCGAACGACAGCACCCAAGATCGCATCTTCCCGAGCCGCCATTGCCCTCTTCTCCACGACCTCGAAGCGACCATCCAAGCTGGGAAGAACCCCTCTATCGATCCCTCCTGGTGTAGAGCTATCTGTTGGCGAGCCGGTGGCGAGCAAAGACTTGACATCATACAAGAAGGTGTACAAGAAAACCATCACTGTAAAGGGACCTTTGG GAGAGCTTGAGCTCGAAGTTCCGGAATACGTGCAGGTGACGCAAGATCCTGAGGCAAAGGTGGTATCGTTGAATGTCCAGGACACTGACGCCAAGGACCAAAAGGCCATGTGGG GAACAACCTGGTCTTACCTAAGGAACTATATAATGGGTGTCTCGGAAGGGCACACGGCCATTCTCCGTCTGGTCGGTGTTGGTTACAGAGCGAGTGTCGAAGAGCGAGGTGCTAAAGAGGAATTCCCTGGACAGCGCTTCCTGTGCCTCAAGCTCGGGTTCACTCACCCTGTCGAGGAGGGTATCCCTCGCGGTGTGACCGTAACAACTCCTGCGCCTACACGTATCCTGATTGAGGGAATTGACCGCGAGACTATCATGTCGTTTGCTGGACGAGTTCGCATGTGGCGTCCTCCGGAGCCttacaagggcaagggcgTGTTTATTAACGACCAGACGATCaagctgaagcagaagaagatcaaataG
- a CDS encoding beta-tubulin has product MREIVHLQTGQCGNQIGAAFWQTISGEHGLDSNGVYNGTSELQLERMSVYFNEASGNKYVPRAVLVDLEPGTMDAVRAGPFGQLFRPDNFVFGQSGAGNNWAKGHYTEGAELVDQVLDVVRREAEGCDCLQGFQITHSLGGGTGAGMGTLLISKIREEFPDRMMATFSVVPSPKVSDTVVEPYNATLSVHQLVENSDETFCIDNEALYDICMRTLKLSNPSYGDLNYLVSAVMSGVTTCLRFPGQLNSDLRKLAVNMVPFPRLHFFMVGFAPLTSRGAHSFRAVSVPELTQQMFDPKNMMAASDFRNGRYLTCSAIFRGRVAMKEVEDQMRNVQSKNSSYFVEWIPNNIQTALCAIPPRGLTMSSTFIGNSTSIQELFKRVGEQFTAMFRRKAFLHWYTGEGMDEMEFTEAESNMNDLVSEYQQYQDAGIDEEEEEYEEELPEGEE; this is encoded by the exons ATGCGTGAGATT GTTCACCTCCAGACCGGTCAGTGC GGTAACCAAATTGGTGCTGCTTTCTGGCAAACCATCTCTGGCGAGCACGGCCTCGACAGCAATGGTGTCTACAACGGTACCTCCGAGCTCCAGCTCGAGCGCATGAGTGTCTACTTCAACGAG GCCTCTGGCAACAAGTATGTTCCCCGAGCCGTcctcgtcgatcttgagCCTGGTACCATGGACGCTGTCCGTGCTGGTCCCTTCGGTCAGCTCTTCCGTCCCGACAACTTCGTTTTCGGTCAGTCCGGTGCTGGAAACAACTGGGCCAAGGGTCACTACACTGAGGGTGCCGAACTTGTCGACCAGGTCCTCGACGTTGTCCGCCGTGAGGCCGAGGGCTGCGATTGCCTTCAGGGTTTCCAGATCACCCACTCCCTCGGTGGTGGTACCGGTGCCGGTATGGGTACTCTACTTATTTCCAAGATCCGCGAGGAATTCCCCGACCGAATGATGGCCACCTTCTCCGTCGTTCCCTCTCCCAAGGTTTCTGACACCGTCGTTGAGCCCTATAATGCAACCCTCTCTGTCCACCAGCTGGTCGAGAACTCTGACGAGACCTTCTGTATCGACAACGAGGCCCTCTACGATATCTGCATGCGCACCCTGAAGCTGTCCAACCCCTCCTACGGTGACCTCAACTACCTTGTTTCTGCTGTTATGTCCGGTGTCACCACCTGTCTCCGTTTCCCCGGTCAGCTGAACTCCGACCTCCGAAAGCTCGCCGTCAACATGGTGCCTTTCCCTCGTTTACACTTCTTCATGGTCGGCTTTGCACCTCTGACCAGCCGTGGTGCTCACTCTTTCCGCGCTGTCAGCGTTCCTGAGTTGACCCAACAGATGTTCGACCCCAAGAACATGATGGCTGCTTCGGACTTCCGCAACGGTCGCTACCTGACCTGCTCGGCCATTTT CCGTGGCCGTGTCGCTATGAAGGAGGTCGAGGACCAGATGCGCAACGTCCAGAGCAAGAACTCGTCTTACTTCGTTGAATGGATTCCCAACAATATCCAGACAGCCCTTTGTGCCATCCCTCCCCGAGGACTTACGATGTCTTCGACCTTCATCGGAAACTCCACCTCTATCCAGGAGCTCTTCAAGCGCGTTGGTGAGCAGTTCACTGCCATGTTCCGACGCAAGGCTTTCTTGCATTGGTATACTGGCGAGGGTATGGACGAGATGGAGTTCACTGAGGCTGAGTCCAACATGAACGATCTTGTCTCCGAATACCAGCAGTACCAGGATGCTGGtattgatgaggaggaagaggagtaCGAGGAGGAGCTCCCTGAGGGCGAGGAGTAA
- a CDS encoding probable positive effector protein GCN20 — protein sequence MEADIRAVLPHIDPVVSEYSVGYLTHASTSYLDEEDASGESPLNEAASTITELLLSASGQVNAELEEKIKQLVEKWVDKYTETNGGQRRGPSTVKRLDQTIQVSQQRNMSSTLAVATGGVDLESANARKVESKVDRKKLEKAERKIAAKQQKKTFKTVEYEASKLLDQPESTQSYEEFYMAVNPLQMGSSSANKSKDIKLDNIDVSISGNRILTDTTLTLAYGHRYGLVGNNGVGKSTLLRALSRREVAIPLHISILHVEQEITGDDTPAIQAVLDADVWRKVLLKEQDQITARLADLEKQRASLADTSADAARIDRDREAQDTKLGDVQSKLAEMESDKAESRAASILAGLGFSPERQQHATKTFSGGWRMRLALARALFCEPDLLLLDEPSNMLDVPSITFLSEYLQTYPSTVLVVSHDRAFLNEVATDIIHQHSQRLDYYRGANFDTFYATREERKKVAKREYENQMVQRAHLQAFIDKFRYNAAKSSEAQSRIKKLEKMPVLEPPEAEYSVKFTFPEVEKLSPPIVQMSEVTFGYNKDNILLRNVDLDVQLDSRIGIVGPNGAGKTTILKLLIGKLDPSSGLISQHPRLRIGFFAQHHVDALDLNDSAVGFMSKNYPGRTDEEYRRRLGAFGITGTTGLQKMGLLSGGQKSRVAFACLALTNPHILVLDEPSNHLDIEAMDALAEALNEFQGGVLMVSHDVTMLQTVCKSLWVCDGGTVEKFPGDVQAYKKRIAAQANAAGVVKQH from the exons ATGGAGGCCGATATCAGAGCTGTGCTGCCGCACATCGACCCCGTAGTCTCCGAGTACTCTGTGGGCTACCTGACCCATGCGTCAACTTCCTACctggatgaagaggatgcatCTGGCGAGTCACCACTGAACGAGGCTGCTTCTACCATCACCGAGCTCCTACTGTCTGCATCTGGCCAAGTTAATGCTGAgctggaggagaagatcaaaCAATTGGTCGAGAAATGGGTTGACAAGTACACCGAGACCAATGGAGGCCAGAGACGAGGACCTTCGACTGTCAAGCGTCTAGACCAGACTATCCAGGTGAGCCAGCAGCGCAACATGTCGTCCACCCTAGCTGTGGCGACCGGTGGCGTGGACCTGGAGTCTGCAAACGCAAGGAAGGTTGAATCGAAGGTCGATcgcaagaagcttgagaaagcAGAGAGAAAGATTGCCGCtaagcagcagaagaagaccttCAAGACTGTCGAGTACGAGGCATCCAAGCTGCTTGACCAACCCGAGTCGACCCAGTCATACGAAGAGTTCTATATGGCTGTCAACCCTCTGCAAATGGGCTCCAGCTCCGCAAACAAGTCAAAGGATATCAAATTGGACAACATCGATGTGTCAATCAGTGGAAATCGCATTCTTACAGACACAACGCTCACTCTCGCATATGGCCACCGCTATGGTTTGGTTGGTAACAACGGTGTTGGTAAATCAACACTGCTTCGAGCTCTGTCTCGCCGTGAGGTCGCAATTCCACTCCACATATCCATTCTGCATGTTGAGCAAGAA ATTACTGGTGACGACACCCCAGCTATCCAGGCGGTTCTCGACGCCGATGTTTGGCGCAAGGTTCTATTGAAGGAGCAAGAT CAAATCACGGCTCGCCTGGCAGACTTGGAGAAGCAACGTGCTTCTCTGGCCGACACATCTGCAGATGCGGCCAGAATTGACCGTGATAGAGAGGCCCAGGATACCAAGTTGGGAGATGTTCAGTCCAAGTTGGCAGAAATGGAGTCAGACAAGGCCGAGTCACGAGCTGCTAGTATTCTTGCTGGTCTCGGTTTCTCGCCAGAGCGACAGCAGCACGCCACCAAAACCTTCTCTGGTGGTTGGAGAATGCGTCTGGCCCTTGCCCGAGCACTGTTCTGTGAACCtgacttgcttcttcttgacgaacCGTCTAACATGTTGGACGTTCCTTCGATTACATTCTTGTCCGAGTACCTTCAAACATACCCCAGCACCGTCCTCGTGGTCTCTCACGACAGAGCGTTCCTCAACGAAGTCGCCACCGATATCATTCATCAACACTCTCAGCGTCTCGACTACTACCGTGGAGCCAACTTCGATACCTTCTATGCTACCCGTGAGGAGCGTAAGAAAGTCGCCAAACGAGAATACGAGAACCAGATGGTCCAGAGAGCCCATCTGCAGGCATTTATCGACAAGTTCAGGTATAACGCCGCCAAATCTTCAGAAGCCCAGTCCCGtatcaagaagctggagaagatgccGGTCCTTGAACCCCCAGAGGCCGAGTACAGCGTCAAGTTCACATTCCccgaggtcgagaagctaTCGCCCCCTATTGTACAGATGTCTGAAGTCACTTTTGGTTACAACAAAGACAACATCTTGTTGCGCAATGTTGATTTGGACGTCCAGCTGGATTCCCGAATTGGTATCGTCGGACCCAACGGTGCGGGTAAGACAACTATCCTGAAGCTCCTCATTGGTAAGCTGgatccttcttctggtcTGATCTCGCAACACCCTCGTCTCCGAATTGGATTCTTCGCTCAGCATCACGTCGATGCCCTCGACCTCAACGACAGTGCTGTGGGTTTCATGTCAAAGAATTATCCGGGACGAACGGATGAAGAATACCGCCGACGACTTGGCGCCTTCGGTATCACCGGCACAACGGGCCTACAGAAGATGGGATTACTTTCTGGAGGTCAAAAGTCTCGTGTTGCTTTTGCTTGCCTAGCCCTTACGAACCCCCACATTCTGGTTCTTGACGAACCTTCTAACCATCTTGATATTGAAGCCATGGATGCTTTGGCCGAAGCGCTCAACGAATTCCAGGGTGGTGTGCTGATGGTGTCCCACGACGTCACAATGTTGCAGACGGTGTGCAAATCGCTGTGGGTTTGTGATGGAGGCACTGTCGAGAAGTTCCCTGGCGATGTTCAGGCGTACAAGAAGAGGATTGCCGCGCAAGCTAATGCTGCAGGTGTTGTTAAGCAGCATTAA
- a CDS encoding related to flavin-nucleotide-binding protein has protein sequence MARFDLEYPKEAINTVKRENDRGVYALKTIHQIINTCQILHVSFNTPAQSFPVILPMIGQMGSFDRPSADIGDPLDLYLHGYVSSRIMNLGRSASDEKGMPVCVAASHVDGLVLALSTFHHSYNYRSTVLFGHAILVEDEEERMYAMELITNSVVPDRWRHTRLPPTKAELQSTGILKVKIASGSAKINTGGPSDDKKDMEDESIKDQVWTGVLPIHATMGESVPGPYNRVDVPDHIAEFSKDFNEDNQQYALNAARDPKK, from the coding sequence ATGGCTCGTTTCGATCTCGAATATCCCAAAGAGGCCATCAACACCGTCAAACGTGAAAATGACCGCGGTGTTTATGCCCTAAAGACAATTCACCAAATCATTAACACTTGCCAGATCCTCCATGTCTCTTTCAACACGCCCGCCCAATCCTTCCCCGTCATCCTCCCAATGATCGGCCAGATGGGCTCATTTGACCGGCCTAGCGCAGACATTGGTGACCCTCTGGACCTCTATCTTCACGGATATGTGTCAAGCCGCATCATGAACTTGGGCCGCAGTGCTAGTGACGAGAAGGGCATGCCGGTTTGTGTGGCTGCATCGCATGTTGATGGACTGGTTTTGGCTTTGTCTACCTTCCACCATAGTTATAACTATCGCTCTACGGTACTCTTCGGTCACGCGATCCTCGtagaggacgaggaggagaggatgtATGCCATGGAGCTCATCACGAATAGTGTGGTGCCGGATCGTTGGCGACACACCCGTCTCCCGCCGACCAAAGCTGAGCTTCAAAGCACTGGCAtactcaaggtcaagattgcATCAGGAAGTGCCAAAATCAACACCGGTGGTCCCAGTGACGATAAAAAGGACATGGAGGACGAGTCGATCAAAGATCAAGTCTGGACAGGCGTCTTACCTATTCACGCAACCATGGGTGAATCAGTGCCTGGCCCTTACAATAGGGTTGATGTGCCAGACCACATCGCTGAATTCTCCAAGGATTTCAATGAGGACAACCAACAGTATGCGTTGAATGCTGCAAGGGACCCCAAAAAGTAG